The Longimicrobium terrae genome segment ACGCGCACCCCGCTGGCATACGCAAATTCCAGCATCGCCTTGTCGCGAAACGCGAGCGGATGGTTCAGGTCCGGCGTTTCGATCAGCTTCTCCATTTCCGCCACCGTCAGCACGTCCGGCAGCTTCTTCCACGCCTTGGGGGTGTCGATGCGCTCGCTGGGATCGCCGACGACCAGGTTTTCGCCGATCAGAAAGCGGAAGTAGGTGCGCAGCGACGACACGTTGCGCGCGATGGACGACGGGGCCAGCCCCAGATCCTTGAGCAGCAGCAGATACGCGCGCAGGTCCTGCGTGGACACGTCGCCCGGCCCGGCGCGGCCGCGGCTGGCGGCAAACTCCACCATGCGGGCCACGTCGTGCTCGTAGCTTTCCAGCGTCTTTTCGGAGAGGCCCCGCTCAAACCGCAGGTGGTCCAGGTACGGTTCGATGGAAAAGGAGAGCGGCGGGGCGGGTTTGGGGGTGGATGACACGCGGACGTCACTCCTCCTGCTTGCGGCTCTTCCACCAGAACCAGACGACGATGACGGCCAGGATGGCGGCGGCGATGGCCAGCCAGCGGCCGGAGGCGTCCACGGCGGCGCGGATGCGGTCCCAGTTCTGCCCGGCCGTCGCGCCCAGGTAGACGATGAGCCCGTACCACGCGCCCGAGGCCACGGCGATGGGCACCGCCGCGCGCCAGAAGCTCATCCCCGTCGTGCCGGCAAAGATGGGGACCACGGCGCGGAACGCCGGCAGAAAGCGGCTGACGAAGATGACCTTGGCGCCGTGCCTGTCGTACACGCTGGCCAGCCGGGCCATCTGCTTGGGCTGCACCAGAAAGCGTCCCGCGCGAGTGTCGAACAGCGCGGGTCCATAGCGGCGGCCCAGCCAATAGACGAGCAGCGCGCCTGCCACGTTGCAGATCCAGACGATCAGAAAGGCGATCCACGGGTTCACCACCCCCTGCCCCGCCAGAAAGCCGCCGGTGAGCGCGATGGCGTCTGCCGGCACGGGGGGAAACACGTTCTCCACCGCGGCAAACAGCCCGATGACCACGTACACCAGGGCCTCGGAAAGGCCCTGCATCCATTCAATCAGCCGGTCAACCAGCCCGCCCATCCGGTACTCCCCGTCGGTAGCCGCGTGTCAGAGCCCGGGATCGCGCCGGTGCCGCGCGTGCAGCGCATCCAGGTCCTCGATGCTGTCGATCAGCGCGACGGCGAAAGTGGCAATTCCCTCGCCACGCCCAATCCATCCCATCCCCTCGTTGGTCTTTCCCTTGATGGATACGTGGTCCGGCGAAATGCCCAGCACGGCGGAGAGCCGTTCGCGCATGGCGTCGGCGTGCGGGCCGATCCTGGGCTGCTCGCAGACGACGGTGACGTCCACGTTGACCACCTGGTGGTTGCGCCCTTCCAGAAGCCGCACCACCTGGGCCAGCAGCTTCATGGAGTCCGCGCCCTTCCACGTATCGTCCGATGGCGGAAAGTGGCGGCCGATGTCGCCCATTCCCGCCGCGCCCAGGAGCGCGTCGGTGACCGCGTGGGCCACGGCGTCCGCGTCGGAGTGGCCGGTGAGCCCCACGGGGTGCGGGATGGAAACGCCGCCCAGGATGAGCGGACGCCCCTCGGCGAAGCGGTGCGAGTCGTAGCCGTGCCCGATGCGCATTCCGGTGGTGGTTGGTGTGGTGAGGGTATTGACCTGACCATACAACCTACCGCGATACGTCCGACTCGGAAACGCCAGCCGACCCGGGTTGAACTGGTGGAGTTTTCCCGGCCCAAGACGGAAAGCATCATTGTATTCCCGTGAGGCTTCACCCGCGCGCGGGGGCGGGTTTCGGTGCGTCGGGCGGGGTTCGCGGGCGGCCCCCACCCGGGCCGGCACCACCGGCCCACCCTCCCCCAAAAAAGACTGGGGGAGGGTTCGGCGCGGCCAACGGTCCCGTGCGGGAAGCGGAACTCGTCGCGTGGGCGGAGTCCGTTGAGCGAATGAATCCGCCGCTCCACAAGCGGTAAGCCCCGACTCGTGGCCGCTGCCGCGTCCATGATCGGGGCTTCAACTGCGTCGGGAACGACATCCAGCGGAGACCGCGCCGCAAGCCGAAGCCCGGTTCGGCGCCGAACGGCTCCCCCTCTCCCGCGGAGCGGGTGGAGGGGGCTGGGGGGAGGGGGCCTCTCCGAACGCAGCAGATTCTCCGGAGCCCTCGCAAAGTTTCTCCAATCCCCAAACGCGGACCGCCCCGCCGAAGAACGTCTTCGGCGGGGCGGATGTTCATCCCGCGACCGGCTCAGTCCAGCAGGCAGACGGCGCAGGTGGTGTTGCCCGAACCGCAGATTCCGTCGCACGAGGCGTAACAGGTGCCGCCACAGGTGGCAAAGGCGCAGGTGTATTCGCCGTTGCAGGTGGCCCAGGCGGCGTCGCAGGTGGGGTCGTTCACCGTTTCAACCTTGCGAAGGTGTCCATCCACGGTGCCGCGGCTTTCCATCGCGTCACGGACAGTGAACGAGGTGACTTCGAGTTCTTCGACACTCAGCTTCAGCTTGCGCATGGTGGTGCTCCGAAAAGGAGTGGTATTGGTGGCCGGACGCCGCCGCCCGGCCGGGCTCCGGCGGTTGCCGGGCCACATCATGCGCTCCCCGCCGCGCGCGCCCCACACTTCAGTCGCGACTCTCGGGTAACGATTCCCGCCACAATGGGTGACATCGGATGCGTTTCGCAACCACCAGATCACAAGCGGCCATGCCGGTTTGTGCAGCAGCGGCGGCGGATTCAGCCGTCCGCGCGCACTGCGGGCCCGCGGGCGCCGTTCTCGGAATCAGACAGTTTCATCCCGATGCGCTCCGTTCCGCTCCGTCCCTCCGCGCGGGGCGGCGCCGCGATCCGGAAAACGAGAAAGGCGGGCTCCCCATGGGGAGCCCGCCTTTGCGGTACCTGTTCCTTTCCGTCGCCCGGCGCGTGTGAAGCGGCGTACGCTTCCGCGCTCTCAGTGGCTCCGGATCATCTTCAATAGCGCGCCCTCAGCCGGGCGGGTGCCATCACCATCCGCCGCGGACGCACCGCGGTGCGTACCACTCCCAGCGTGATCACCGCGAGGCCAAGCGTGGCGGCGGCGATTTCGGGGCGTCCCAGCACCAGCGCCAGCGCGCACGCGGCAAGCAGGGGGACGGCGTGAAGAAGAGTGATTTCCCAGACGGTCGCGCGCGGAGTGCCGACACCACGACGAGCCTGGGCCACGAGCCACTGCAGACGTTCTCGATCTTCCATCGTACGGGTTGTGTTGCCGGCGCGCGGTCCGCGGCGCCACCCTCGCGGGTAAGGGCGCCTCGCCAGCAGTCCTCAGTGTGCGGCCCGAAACTCCGGGCCGGTGGGACCGCACGGAACCGGCGGCAAACTCGCCGCGCGGTTCCCCGTCTCCCGCCGCGGACGCGGCGATTGGGGACGGTACTGGTACCCGCGGAACCAGCCTTGGTTCTGGGGCACATGGAAAATTTAGCGCAGATCGCCCGTTCGCGCCACCCGGGCCCCCAGCCTGGAGCGCGCGAGCGGCGTCCGGGTGTGACGGCGGACGCGGGCCATCCGTCATCCCTCACCTGCCCCACTCCTTTCCCGCCTGCCACCTTTCGTATTTCGTCATCAAAGGCCCGTACACATTCGTAGCGTTATAGACTATATTCATCGTCGACAATCAACGGCCGTCCCCCGATTGCTGCTGGCGCGTCCCCCGCGCCGCCCCCCGTCCGGCACCCTGATGACCGAATCCGCCCACACCGCGCGCAAGAGCCCCACCGGAATTTCCGGCTTCGACGAACTCACCGGCGGCGGTCTGCCCAGCGCGCGCATTACCGTGGTGCTGGGTAGCGCCGGCGCGGGAAAGACCGTCTTTTCGCTGCAGACGCTGGTGAACGCCGCCGCCCGCGGCGAGCCCGGCGTGTTCGTGGCGTTCGAGGAGGACACCCGCCGCATCCGCGAAAACGCCGACTCCTTTGGATGGAACCTCAAGGAGCTGGAGCAGGAGCAGTTGCTGTTCGTGGACGCGTACGTTTCTCCCACGCACACCATTTCCGGCGACTTCGACCTGGGCGGCGTGCTGGCGCAGGTGGCCGACCAGGTGAAGCAGATCGGCGCGAAGCGCGTGGTGTTCGACGGCATCGACGTGCTGCTGGCGCTGCTGGAAGGCCCGGCCGCCGCGCGGCGCGAGCTGTTTCGCCTGTTCGAGTGGCTGGCCGAGCGCGACCTCACCTGCATTCTGACCGCCAAGGCCGAGGGCCCGGACCCGCTGGCCTCGCCGCAGTACGGCTACCTTC includes the following:
- the xerD gene encoding site-specific tyrosine recombinase XerD; amino-acid sequence: MSSTPKPAPPLSFSIEPYLDHLRFERGLSEKTLESYEHDVARMVEFAASRGRAGPGDVSTQDLRAYLLLLKDLGLAPSSIARNVSSLRTYFRFLIGENLVVGDPSERIDTPKAWKKLPDVLTVAEMEKLIETPDLNHPLAFRDKAMLEFAYASGVRVSELTDLRLRSLHLDDAFASVFGKGAKERLVPIGRRAIGALSIYLRETRPRLDRGKSEGRVFLNARGGPLTRMGVWKILRGHVEAAGIEKRVSPHVLRHSFATHLLEGGADLVAVQEMLGHADIGTTQRYTHVDRSYLHQEHRSHHPRA
- a CDS encoding DedA family protein is translated as MGGLVDRLIEWMQGLSEALVYVVIGLFAAVENVFPPVPADAIALTGGFLAGQGVVNPWIAFLIVWICNVAGALLVYWLGRRYGPALFDTRAGRFLVQPKQMARLASVYDRHGAKVIFVSRFLPAFRAVVPIFAGTTGMSFWRAAVPIAVASGAWYGLIVYLGATAGQNWDRIRAAVDASGRWLAIAAAILAVIVVWFWWKSRKQEE
- the ispF gene encoding 2-C-methyl-D-erythritol 2,4-cyclodiphosphate synthase, encoding MRIGHGYDSHRFAEGRPLILGGVSIPHPVGLTGHSDADAVAHAVTDALLGAAGMGDIGRHFPPSDDTWKGADSMKLLAQVVRLLEGRNHQVVNVDVTVVCEQPRIGPHADAMRERLSAVLGISPDHVSIKGKTNEGMGWIGRGEGIATFAVALIDSIEDLDALHARHRRDPGL